Below is a genomic region from Candidatus Methylomirabilis limnetica.
AGGGCGACCTCTATAAGGGCGATTTCGGCCAGACGCTCACGCTTCCCTCCCTCCTCCCCCCCTTCTCGGGCAGCTCCGACAGCCTGGGCGATTTTGCGGGGGGCAACCTCCTCACACGCTTCAGGCATAGGGCGGCTGATCGCAGGGAGACCACCCTCCAGTTTTACGGGTCTTCTCCCGAGTGAGTGGGTAAAAATCAGGTAATAAATGGCACATGGCAGGAAAGTGTGGGTTACAGTTTGGACCTCCTCCCCCCTTGAGGGGGAGGATTGAGGTGGGGGGTCAAGACTTGTCGGATCTCCTCCACGACCGAAACGGGATGGCGTAACAGATCGTGGTCCCAAAACCGAACGACACGATATCCATGGCTCTGCAACCAGCCGGTCCGTTCCGTATCGTAGTTGAGCTGTGCCGCATGCTGCCCTCCATCCACTTCAACGATCAGTTTGCGTTCCAAACAGGCGAAATCCACAATGTACGGGCCCATCGGGTGCTGCCGCCGAAAACGATACCCGTCAATCTGCCGTAGCCGGATGCGACGCCACAGAGCCCTTTCGGCATCCGGAGGATCCTTCCTGAGAACGCGAGCCCTTCTGCTCACCCCCCCATCCTCACCTTCCCCCTCGCAGGGGGGAAGGGACACATCCACCAACACCTTCCTGCCAAGAGCCTAATGAATTGTCGAAGGTGGGCTCCGGA
It encodes:
- a CDS encoding endonuclease domain-containing protein translates to MSRRARVLRKDPPDAERALWRRIRLRQIDGYRFRRQHPMGPYIVDFACLERKLIVEVDGGQHAAQLNYDTERTGWLQSHGYRVVRFWDHDLLRHPVSVVEEIRQVLTPHLNPPPQGGRRSKL